The Flavobacterium johnsoniae UW101 genomic interval CGATGTCACTGCCGGAAACAAAATTGCCAATGTACAATTAAAAATACTTCCTAAAACCGGCGAAACGTATTCTAAAGACTGGAAACTCGAATTTGCCTGGCCGGAATACATTGGAACAAAAAACACCAATGTTCATAAACACTTTACCATTCCCGCCGATGCTGCCGAAGGTAAATTTGATTTTTTATTTATTGTAACCGACGAAAACGGAACGGTGCTCGAAATTAAAGAGACCATTACTATTACAGATCCTGCCAATATGCCCGTTGATCCGGTTATTGGGCGGGACATGCTTTCGCGAAATGACGATCTGATTTATTATATGGAAACCTGGGTTGAACCTCAGTTAATCTATAAGAAGAATGATAAACTAACGGCTCATGCACAAATAAGCCAGATTATGGGCAACGGAATACTGTATTCTGTTTTGATTAAAAAAAGCCTTAATTATCACCCTGAAAGCATTGACAATCTGGATCTAAAAAAAGTAATCATTATTTCAAAAGTAGAGTATAAAGATCTTGGACCTGCATCAAAAATTACAACGCTTCAAAAAATAAATGATGTCTATGGCGGTGAGAGTATTGTTCTTGGCGCTGATAAAGACAATGAAGGAAATGCTATAACTGCTGAAAAGGCTTGGGAATCTGGTCAATATAACTGGGTTGTACTGTACAAAAATACTTCTTACAACATGAGCGTCTATAAATCGATGCCTATTACAATAAACTTTTAAAATCAAGTAAATATTAACCCTAAATACATTTTAACGATGACTAAAACTTATTTCAAACTGATTTTCTTATTTGCTTTATCGCTTTTTGCCGTTTCCTGCAGCAATGATGACGATACCACTCCTGAAACTCCGGATGAAGCATTAACGGAATTTAAATATCTGAGAATTTTACTTTCTGATGAAAAAACTACACAGCTTACGCTTGTAAATCCGGTTGATGCCACA includes:
- a CDS encoding DUF4625 domain-containing protein: MKKVQSFFLFLLTTSVFTACSSDDNEVLKPTAKNIEIGTADNKQALIGRDFHFNADVTAGNKIANVQLKILPKTGETYSKDWKLEFAWPEYIGTKNTNVHKHFTIPADAAEGKFDFLFIVTDENGTVLEIKETITITDPANMPVDPVIGRDMLSRNDDLIYYMETWVEPQLIYKKNDKLTAHAQISQIMGNGILYSVLIKKSLNYHPESIDNLDLKKVIIISKVEYKDLGPASKITTLQKINDVYGGESIVLGADKDNEGNAITAEKAWESGQYNWVVLYKNTSYNMSVYKSMPITINF